The Euphorbia lathyris chromosome 2, ddEupLath1.1, whole genome shotgun sequence genome includes a window with the following:
- the LOC136217111 gene encoding uncharacterized protein isoform X2 yields MRKKVWTRARGPTGSEGKRFERVKCPRRPESLVVEDAHSIIVADDLPSISVVYRLGEPYELAALNEETRAHHAGCVNELIIYEEQLESGMRLPLLPFFVEVLKEYDLCPGQIHPNGWRMMVAFYSLCRSAGYRATGLVFREFFKPSKGQRSQHVTFSHQKFRVMGGLKDKLSEYRHRFFLVRKRDGEFPFRVVWNDDPMDSNRWLKTRPMLPFEENLVTYLKGLPTDKDHKQDVDELVRHFLAAGYYIWNKWRMADIRGWSAPDFEKWKKGYNFKVGELAELEAISVNVAIVGPGDPRVSMDFDPNEFSVGLETADEAFGGASGSLVSYSSLEDANQVVQSMGGVLAAWEGADGEVDVPQGKPVTDSAAQEPAGGVEMIALDEEVVGSPSRGMVARKRKRDNGKTVVKDVGGERNAEEVIAGAGESGEKPSSDGANWMSSDVTDRIRDHPEMVKRMEMKISKFKDYVMDLSVHSDMMSSDLARAMARVARVPGEQQRMDGVSKMNLGLETLSALGVAIQNATRVFDMCVNDENAFRDMEAGLRRSVNDLEEANQKLTTVRELLDRREAEITVLSEAEGRISRSGGTLAAFEARCRGDLCVSGVAKDGRWVDSPCSRDYEGEDGTRGRAGRGERVSQATTGGCTQRSCRSSRSGRPTRGKTSKIRPHDANHLSSFRGVQCASGGDFFSEHL; encoded by the exons ATGCGCAAAAAAGTGTGGACGCGAGCCCGTGGTCCTACTGGAAGCGAGGGTAAGCGTTTTGAAAGAGTCAAATGCCCCAGGAGGCCGGAGTCCCTTGTTGTCGAAGATGCTCATAGTATAATTGTTGCGGATGACCTTCCGTCGATCTCTGTGGTGTACCGACTCGGGGAGCCTTATGAATTAGCGGCGTTGAACGAGGAAACCAGGGCGCACCATGCGGGTTGTGTGAACGAGCTCATCATCTACGAAGAGCAATTGGAGTCGGGGATGCGGCTTCCCCTCCTGCCTTTCTTTGTGGAGGTATTGAAAGAATATGACCTGTGCCCTGGCCAAATTCATCCAAATGGCTGGAGAATGATGGTCGCCTTCTACTCCTTGTGTCGTTCCGCCGGATACCGAGCCACAGGTCTAGTTTTTCGTGAGTTTTTTAAACCGAGCAAAGGGCAAAGATCGCAGCATGTCACCTTCTCCCATCAGAAATTCAGAGTGATGGGTGGTTTGAAGGATAAACTGTCCGAATATCGTCACCGCTTTTTTCTAGTGAGGAAGCGCGATGGAGAATTTCCCTTCCGGGTCGTGTGGAATGACGATCCCATGGATTCCAATCGGTGGCTGAAGACCCGACCAATGCTTCCGTTTGAGGAAAACTTGGTTACGTATTTGAAAGGTCTCCCGACAGACAAAGATCATAAGCAGGACGTCGACGAGCTAGTTCGCCATTTCCTTGCTGCTGGCTACTATATCTGGAATAAATGGCGAATGGCGGATATCAGAGGGTGGTCGGCGCCGGACTTTGAGAAATGGAAAAAAGGCTACAACTTCAAAGTTGGGGAGCTGGCGGAATTGGAGGCAATCTCCGTGAATGTTGCCATCGTAG GTCCAGGAGATCCCCGTGTCAGTATGGATTTTGACCCTAACGAATTCAGCGTTGGTTTGGAGACCGCTGACGAGGCGTTCGGAGGAGCTTCGGGGTCGTTGGTATCGTACTCGTCGCTCGAGGATGCGAACCAAGTGGTGCAAAGCATGGGAGGTGTTCTCGCTGCCTGGGAAGGTGCTGACGGGGAGGTTGATGTCCCGCAGGGGAAACCTGTAACTGATTCAGCTGCCCAGGAGCCTGCGGGAGGGGTGGAGATGATTGCTTTGGACGAAGAGGTAGTTGGTAGCCCAAGCCGTGGGATGGTTGCTCGGAAAAGGAAAAGGGACAATGGAAAAACCGTTGTTaaagacgtaggcggagagagAAATGCTGAGGAAGTAATCGCTGGTGCCGGCGAAAGTGGCGAGAAACCTAGCTCTGATGGTGCCAACTGGATGTCTTCGGATGTGACGGATCGGATACGGGATCATCCGGAAATGGTGAAGAGAATGGAAATGAAAATTTCCAAATTCAAGGATTACGTGATGGATCTGTCGGTGCATTCTGATATGATGAGCTCCGACCTGGCTCGCGCGATGGCCCGTGTGGCCCGGGTTCCTGGTGAGCAACAGCGGATGGATGGGGTTTCGAAAATGAACTTGGGTCTGGAGACCTTATCGGCCCTCGGTGTG GCTATCCAAAATGCAACCCGAGTTTTCGACATGTGCGTTAATGATGAAAACGCTTTTCGTGATATGGAAGCGGGTTTGCGAAGATCTGTCAACGATCTTGAGGAGGCGAACCAAAAGTTGACGACTGTGCGAGAGCTTCTAGATCGTCGCGAGGCTGAGATAACGGTTTTGTCAGAAGCTGAAGGTAGAATCAGCCGGTCGGGTGGAACTCTCGCAGCGTTTGAAGCAAGATGTCGAGGAGATCTGTGCGTATCGGGTGTTGCTAAGGATGGCCGTTGGGTGGACTCGCCGTGTAGCAGAGATTATGAAGGAGAAGACGGGACGCGTGGCAGAGCTGGTCGAGGAGAACGAGTCTCTCAAGCGACAACTGGAGGCTGCACGCAAAGAAGCTGCCGATCTTCGCGCTCTGGCAGGCCAACGCGAGGAAAAACTAGTAAAATTAGACCGCATGATGCTAATCACCTCAGCTCATTCCGCGGGGTACAATGTGCCTCCGGAGGTGATTTTTTCTCCGAACATCTATGA
- the LOC136217111 gene encoding uncharacterized protein isoform X1 has translation MRKKVWTRARGPTGSEGKRFERVKCPRRPESLVVEDAHSIIVADDLPSISVVYRLGEPYELAALNEETRAHHAGCVNELIIYEEQLESGMRLPLLPFFVEVLKEYDLCPGQIHPNGWRMMVAFYSLCRSAGYRATGLVFREFFKPSKGQRSQHVTFSHQKFRVMGGLKDKLSEYRHRFFLVRKRDGEFPFRVVWNDDPMDSNRWLKTRPMLPFEENLVTYLKGLPTDKDHKQDVDELVRHFLAAGYYIWNKWRMADIRGWSAPDFEKWKKGYNFKVGELAELEAISVNVAIVGPGDPRVSMDFDPNEFSVGLETADEAFGGASGSLVSYSSLEDANQVVQSMGGVLAAWEGADGEVDVPQGKPVTDSAAQEPAGGVEMIALDEEVVGSPSRGMVARKRKRDNGKTVVKDVGGERNAEEVIAGAGESGEKPSSDGANWMSSDVTDRIRDHPEMVKRMEMKISKFKDYVMDLSVHSDMMSSDLARAMARVARVPGEQQRMDGVSKMNLGLETLSALGVVSSAIRFLSLVLFLASYLHLHSYLQAIQNATRVFDMCVNDENAFRDMEAGLRRSVNDLEEANQKLTTVRELLDRREAEITVLSEAEGRISRSGGTLAAFEARCRGDLCVSGVAKDGRWVDSPCSRDYEGEDGTRGRAGRGERVSQATTGGCTQRSCRSSRSGRPTRGKTSKIRPHDANHLSSFRGVQCASGGDFFSEHL, from the exons ATGCGCAAAAAAGTGTGGACGCGAGCCCGTGGTCCTACTGGAAGCGAGGGTAAGCGTTTTGAAAGAGTCAAATGCCCCAGGAGGCCGGAGTCCCTTGTTGTCGAAGATGCTCATAGTATAATTGTTGCGGATGACCTTCCGTCGATCTCTGTGGTGTACCGACTCGGGGAGCCTTATGAATTAGCGGCGTTGAACGAGGAAACCAGGGCGCACCATGCGGGTTGTGTGAACGAGCTCATCATCTACGAAGAGCAATTGGAGTCGGGGATGCGGCTTCCCCTCCTGCCTTTCTTTGTGGAGGTATTGAAAGAATATGACCTGTGCCCTGGCCAAATTCATCCAAATGGCTGGAGAATGATGGTCGCCTTCTACTCCTTGTGTCGTTCCGCCGGATACCGAGCCACAGGTCTAGTTTTTCGTGAGTTTTTTAAACCGAGCAAAGGGCAAAGATCGCAGCATGTCACCTTCTCCCATCAGAAATTCAGAGTGATGGGTGGTTTGAAGGATAAACTGTCCGAATATCGTCACCGCTTTTTTCTAGTGAGGAAGCGCGATGGAGAATTTCCCTTCCGGGTCGTGTGGAATGACGATCCCATGGATTCCAATCGGTGGCTGAAGACCCGACCAATGCTTCCGTTTGAGGAAAACTTGGTTACGTATTTGAAAGGTCTCCCGACAGACAAAGATCATAAGCAGGACGTCGACGAGCTAGTTCGCCATTTCCTTGCTGCTGGCTACTATATCTGGAATAAATGGCGAATGGCGGATATCAGAGGGTGGTCGGCGCCGGACTTTGAGAAATGGAAAAAAGGCTACAACTTCAAAGTTGGGGAGCTGGCGGAATTGGAGGCAATCTCCGTGAATGTTGCCATCGTAG GTCCAGGAGATCCCCGTGTCAGTATGGATTTTGACCCTAACGAATTCAGCGTTGGTTTGGAGACCGCTGACGAGGCGTTCGGAGGAGCTTCGGGGTCGTTGGTATCGTACTCGTCGCTCGAGGATGCGAACCAAGTGGTGCAAAGCATGGGAGGTGTTCTCGCTGCCTGGGAAGGTGCTGACGGGGAGGTTGATGTCCCGCAGGGGAAACCTGTAACTGATTCAGCTGCCCAGGAGCCTGCGGGAGGGGTGGAGATGATTGCTTTGGACGAAGAGGTAGTTGGTAGCCCAAGCCGTGGGATGGTTGCTCGGAAAAGGAAAAGGGACAATGGAAAAACCGTTGTTaaagacgtaggcggagagagAAATGCTGAGGAAGTAATCGCTGGTGCCGGCGAAAGTGGCGAGAAACCTAGCTCTGATGGTGCCAACTGGATGTCTTCGGATGTGACGGATCGGATACGGGATCATCCGGAAATGGTGAAGAGAATGGAAATGAAAATTTCCAAATTCAAGGATTACGTGATGGATCTGTCGGTGCATTCTGATATGATGAGCTCCGACCTGGCTCGCGCGATGGCCCGTGTGGCCCGGGTTCCTGGTGAGCAACAGCGGATGGATGGGGTTTCGAAAATGAACTTGGGTCTGGAGACCTTATCGGCCCTCGGTGTGGTGAGTTCTGCTATTCGTTTTCTCAGCCTTGTGTTATTTCTTGCGTCTTATCTTCACCTTCATTCTTACCTGCAGGCTATCCAAAATGCAACCCGAGTTTTCGACATGTGCGTTAATGATGAAAACGCTTTTCGTGATATGGAAGCGGGTTTGCGAAGATCTGTCAACGATCTTGAGGAGGCGAACCAAAAGTTGACGACTGTGCGAGAGCTTCTAGATCGTCGCGAGGCTGAGATAACGGTTTTGTCAGAAGCTGAAGGTAGAATCAGCCGGTCGGGTGGAACTCTCGCAGCGTTTGAAGCAAGATGTCGAGGAGATCTGTGCGTATCGGGTGTTGCTAAGGATGGCCGTTGGGTGGACTCGCCGTGTAGCAGAGATTATGAAGGAGAAGACGGGACGCGTGGCAGAGCTGGTCGAGGAGAACGAGTCTCTCAAGCGACAACTGGAGGCTGCACGCAAAGAAGCTGCCGATCTTCGCGCTCTGGCAGGCCAACGCGAGGAAAAACTAGTAAAATTAGACCGCATGATGCTAATCACCTCAGCTCATTCCGCGGGGTACAATGTGCCTCCGGAGGTGATTTTTTCTCCGAACATCTATGA
- the LOC136220160 gene encoding probable GTP diphosphokinase CRSH, chloroplastic: MMELSPPLPDLHFPIHRVAGSKCLVVPDLRTSGRRRQRRWVNSPRATMEVEQAGSGGKMVVELIGAFNQLTERMNVLSTSSSRILFKALKLSIPILHNLPISPDGRSPLSKALSVSLLLAHLQMDAEVISASMLTHVFEAGAISIQEVRDRLGTGTAHLLHECLRVKNIPSRVEVLDDDSAAALRKFCLTYYDIRAVILDLARKLDMMRHLDHLPRYKQLMLSLQTMMIHAPLAHAVGTTYLSLELEDLSFRYLFPYSYLYVDTWLRSHETGSRPLIDIYIDKLHESLTADPILSDMVEDVSVKGRYKSRFSTMKKILKGGRKPEEVNDILGLRVILKPRSGENMAAVGERSCYRTREIVRSLWKEMPQRTKDYIARPKANGYRSLHLAVDVSENDKARPPMEIQIRTTEMDMLAVDGSASHSLYKGGITNPEEAKRLKAIMMAAAELAALRLGDLPSAKGIEIDQKERVFRLFDKNGDGRISIEELMEVMEELGAPGEDAREMMQLLDSNSDGSLSTDEFDTFQKQVEFMRVLRDRDDQYKTMLNEKLEVSEENGLIQAFGKELSNRLVR; encoded by the exons ATGATGGAGCTCTCTCCTCCATTACCGGATCTACATTTCCCGATTCATAGAGTTGCAGGTTCAAAATGTTTGGTGGTTCCGGATCTGAGAACAAGTGGACGGAGGAGACAGAGAAGATGGGTGAATTCTCCGAGAGCAACAATGGAGGTGGAGCAAGCTGGAAGTGGAGGGAAGATGGTGGTGGAACTGATCGGAGCTTTTAATCAGTTGACTGagaggatgaatgtgctatcaaCAAGCTCTTCTCGGATACTTTTTAAAGCTCTGAAGCTTTCGATTCCTATTCTTCATAACTTACCTATCTCTCCTGATGGCCGTTCTCCTCTCTCCAAAGCCTTATCTGTCTCTCTTCTACTTGCTCATCTTCAG ATGGATGCAGAAGTTATTTCAGCTAGCATGCTGACACACGTTTTTGAGGCTGGCGCAATATCCATACAGGAAGTCAGAGATCGTTTAGGTACTGGTACCGCTCATCTACTACACGAATGCTTACGTGTGAAGAACATACCGTCAAGAGTTGAAGTTTTGGATGATGACAGCGCTGCTGCATTAAGAAAGTTCTGCCTTACCTATTACGACATTCGAGCTGTGATTCTCGATTTGGCTCGCAAGCTTGATATGATGCGGCATTTAGATCATCTGCCTAGATATAAGCAATTAATGCTATCTCTTCAAACTATGATGATACATGCCCCATTAGCTCATGCTGTTGGAACCACCTATTTGTCGTTGGAGCTCGAGGATCTCTCCTTCCGCTACCTGTTCCCGTACTCCTACCTCTATGTCGATACGTGGTTACGTAGCCATGAGACTGGAAGTAGGCCTCTAATAGATATTTACATTGATAAGCTCCATGAGTCCCTAACAGCTGATCCTATCTTATCAGACATGGTAGAGGATGTCTCGGTTAAGGGGCGTTATAAAAGCCGGTTCAGCACTATGAAGAAGATCTTGAAAGGCGGACGGAAGCCAGAAGAAGTAAATGATATTCTAGGCTTGCGAGTCATACTTAAGCCCCGGTCTGGGGAAAATATGGCAGCAGTAGGTGAGAGGTCGTGCTATCGAACACGCGAAATTGTACGATCTTTGTGGAAAGAAATGCCACAGAGAACAAAAGACTATATTGCCAGGCCGAAAGCTAATGGATACCGGAGCTTGCACTTGGCAGTTGATGTAAGTGAGAATGACAAGGCCAGACCGCCGATGGAAATTCAAATAAGGACCACCGAAATGGATATGCTAGCGGTTGATGGATCAGCGTCTCATTCGTTGTACAAGGGCGGTATTACTAATCCTGAAGAG GCAAAGCGGCTCAAGGCAATTATGATGGCAGCAGCAGAACTTGCAGCATTACGTCTTGGAGATCTTCCATCTGCTAAAGGTATTGAGATTGATCAGAAAGAGAGAGTATTTCGTCTTTTCGACAAAAATGGCGATGGACGAATCAGCATTGAAGAACTCATGGAAGTGATGGAAGAACTCGGTGCCCCAGGAGAAGATGCACGAGAGATGATGCAACTCCTCGACTCAAACAGTGACGGTTCTCTCAGCACCGACGAATTCGATACCTTTCAGAAACAG GTCGAATTTATGCGGGTTTTACGGGATAGAGATGATCAATACAAGACTATGCTAAATGAAAAACTTGAAGTATCAGAAGAAAATGGTTTGATTCAGGCATTTGGTAAGGAACTGAGCAACAGGCTTGTAAGATAG
- the LOC136220161 gene encoding CBL-interacting serine/threonine-protein kinase 1-like yields MVSKVEEERVKQHGGLGMRLGKYELGRTLGEGNFGKVKLAKNIESGLAFAVKILEKNKIIDLKISDQIKREIATLKLLKHPNVVRLHEVLASKSKIYMVLEYVNGGELFDRIASKGKLTEAEGRKLFQQLIDGVSYCHNKGVFHRDLKLENVLIDAKGNIKISDFGLSALPQHFRDDGLLHTTCGSPNYVAPEILLNRGYDGATSDIWSCGVILYVILTGYLPFDDRNLAVLYQKIFKGDTQIPKWLSRGAQNMIRRILDPNPVTRITMEGIKADEWFRQQYIPTDPAEEEDICNDNKALSIHDTSFDAERSPGSPPLINAFQLIGMSSCLDLSGFFEKEDVSERKIRFTSNHSMKDLLEKIEYIVTEMGFRIQKKNGRMKVVHENKELRNSGSLSVAAEVFEISPYLHVVELQKSYGDPLVYRQLCKKLSNDLSVPSCPGLLTSKV; encoded by the exons ATGGTGAGTAAGGTAGAAGAAGAGAGGGTGAAACAGCACGGAGGATTGGGAATGCGACTTGGTAAATACGAGCTCGGAAGGACTCTCGGAGAAGGCAATTtcggaaaagttaaattagCTAAGAATATTGAATCTGGTCTCGCTTTTGCTGTTAAAATCCTTGAGAAAAACAAGATCATCGATCTCAAGATCTCCGATCAG ATAAAGAGGGAAATCGCAACTTTAAAGCTTCTAAAACATCCGAATGTTGTTAGATTACACGAG GTCTTGGCAAGCAAATCAAAGATTTACATGGTTCTAGAATATGTAAATGGTGGAGAATTGTTTGACAGAATA GCATCCAAGGGGAAGCTTACAGAAGCTGAGGGTAGGAAGCTTTTTCAGCAGTTGATTGACGGTGTAAGTTATTGTCACAACAAAGGTGTTTTCCATAGGGATCTGAAG CTAGAGAATGTTCTTATTGATGCAAAAGGAAATATAAAGATATCTGATTTTGGACTCAGTGCCTTACCCCAGCATTTTAGG GATGATGGTTTACTGCATACAACCTGTGGAAGTCCTAACTATGTTGCTCCTGAGATCCTCTTAAATAGAGGTTATGATGGTGCTACATCAGATATATGGTCCTGTGGTGTTATTCTATATGTTATTCTCACCGGGTATCTCCCTTTCGACGACAGAAATCTCGCTGTACTATATCAAAAG ATATTTAAGGGAGACACTCAGATTCCGAAATGGCTATCTCGGGGTGCCCAAAACATGATCAGGAGAATCCTTGACCCGAACCCAGTTACCAGAATAACAATGGAAGGCATTAAAGCTGATGAATGGTTTAGGCAGCAGTATATTCCTACTGATcctgcagaagaagaagatataTGCAATGATAATAAAGCCTTGTCAATTCATGATACG TCATTCGATGCGGAAAGGAGTCCAGGATCGCCTCCTCTTATCAACGCGTTTCAGTTGATCGGGATGTCCTCATGTCTAGACCTGTCCGGTTTCTTTGAGAAAGAG GATGTTTCTGAGAGGAAGATCAGATTTACGTCCAATCATTCGATGAAAGATTTGCTTGAGAAGATAGAATACATAGTAACCGAAATGGGATTTCGGATACAGAAGAAAAACGGACGG ATGAAAGTAGTGCACGAGAACAAGGAGCTAAGAAATTCGGGTAGTCTTTCCGTCGCTGCGGAGGTGTTTGAAATTAGTCCATATCTACATGTAGTTGAACTCCAAAAATCATATGGAGATCCTTTAGTTTATAGACAG TTGTGTAAAAAGCTGTCGAATGATCTGAGCGTCCCGTCGTGTCCGGGATTGTTGACCTCCAAAGTATGA